TCGCCGCGTCATAGCGCGAAGACAGTTCCGCCTCGCGTTGAGTGAGGGCAACGGGCGCAGGTCTTTTTACCGTCGCAGGATTGAAATCAAAATACTGTTGATCTTTTAGCGCATTAAGAACTTGTTGTGCCTCAGCAAATCGCCCCTGTTCGATGAGTAATTCCGAGAGTTTGCGATACGTATCTTCAAAGGATTTCAGAAAAGTCTTATGAAATTCTTTGTCTTTAAATTCCTGAGCGCCCCTGCGGAGTTGCTGATAAGTATTAACGGATTTCTCGCCGTAGAAAGCAGCGAAGCGGTGATTTCTCAGGGCTCCCCAGGTGAACATCATGTTGTTAAGCGTTCTGGCTTCACTTAATTTGCTGCTCAGGGCTTTCGCCAGGAATAACGCTCGATTGTAATAATCGAGTGCGTTCTGCCTCTCGCCTGATTCCTCATATACGCCGCCCAGATTGTTCAGCACCTGAACTTCAATTTCTGTGTCGCTGATAGCTTGTGCCAGGGATAAAGCCTGATCGTAATAATCGATAGCTTTCTGTCTTTCACCTGACGAACTGTAGCTAAAGCCAATGTTGACGAGCGTGGCCGCCTCGCCTGAACGGTTGCCTGTGGCTTTGTGAAGAGCCAAGGCCCGGTCATAATAATCGAGGGCTTTCTGCCTCTCGCCTAAATCATGGTGCACAACACCGAGGTTGTTGAGTAGAGTAGCTTCGCCCGGTTTGTTGTCTATCTTTTGCATTAAAGGCAAAGCCTGATTGTACTGATCAATGGCTTTCTGCTTCTCGCCTAAACCTTGGTATATGCCACCGAGGTTGTTGAGCGCAGTGGCTTCGCCCGATATGTCGCCGACAACTTTATAAATAGCTAAAGCCTGATCGTAATAATCGATGGCTTTCTGTCTCTCATCCAAATCGTCGTACAAACTGCCCAGGTTGTTGAGCGTAGAAGCTTCGCCCGGTTTAGCGCCTATCGCCCTGTAAATGGATAAAGCCTGATTGCAGTAGTCAAAGGCTTTCTGCTTATCGCCCAGGTCACTGTACACCTGACCGAAGTTGTTCAGGTTGCCAGCTTCACCTGACCGGTCGCTTGCCGCTCTATAGAGCGGCAAGGCTTGATTGTAATAATCAAGGGTTTTCTGCTTATCGCCTAAATCATCGTACACTCTACCGAGGCTGTTGAGCGCAGTTGCTTCACCGGATTTGTCGCCTACCCTTTGCATTAGAGGCAAAGCCTGATTGTAATAATCGATGGCTTTCTGTCTATCACCCAAATTGTTGTATACAGCGCCCAGGTTAATGAGCGAGGTCGCTTCACCGGATTTGTCGCCCATTGCTTTATAAAGAGACAAGGCTTGATTGTCATAATCAAGGGCTTTCTGCCAATCATCTAAATCACCGTAAACCTTACCAAGGTTGCCGAGCGAGATCGCTTCGCCGGATTTATCATTGATAGCTCTCCTAATAGCTAAGGCCTGATTGTAATAATCGATGGCTTTATGTCTATCGCCCAGATTGTTGTATACAGCACCGAGGTTGTTCAAAGTGCTAGCCTCACCTGGTCTGTGACCGGCTGCCCGATAAAGCGGCAATGCCTGATTGTAATAGTCAAGGGCTTTCTGCCTATCTCCTAAATCATCGTACACAATGCCGATGTTGTTGAGCGTCGTCGCTTGACCGGGTTTGTCCCCCAATGATTGCTTTAGAGGCAAGGCTTGATTGTAATAATCAAGGGCTTTTTGTTTCTCATCTAACTCGTCGTACAAACTGCCGATGTTGTTGAGCGTCGTCGCCTCAGCGGATTTGTCGCCTACGGCTTTATAAATAGTTAAAGCCTGATTGTAATAATCGAGAGCCTTGGTTTTCTCATCTAATGACTGATATACCAAACCGATGTTGCTCAAGGTTCTGGCCTCATCTGATTTCTCATCCACTGATTGGATCAGACGCAGAGCCTCGTTGTAATAATCAAGGGTTTTCTGTTTATCGCCTAACGAACTGTACAAACCGCCGATGTTTCGGTAGCTGAGATTTATCATCGCGCCCAGAGAATGATAATTGATGAATCTAAATGGCGGCCTTTGAATAGAGAGTATGAATCAGCAGGCTGATTTTACGCAGGGGGTCGGAAGGAGAATAGAATGTTGGTGTTATGGTCAACATCAACCCTTACTACCCCCGCGCTGGAAGCCTACTTGATTGCGCTGATCTATCGCAATACGCGCTCCAGTTGTTTGTCATTGGCAGCGATCTGTCCATCGGTCTCGCACGATGGCTTGAACCGCCTGCTTCATTCGAGCTTCCCCTGGTCCAGACGGCTGTGGGAACTCTTCGCTTCTCGAATGATTCTCGAAGGTGGTTATCTCGTGCTCGATGATACGACATGGGAGCGCTGGGCCAAACATTCAGAAGCAGTCTCTTGGGTTTGGTCGAGTAGCGCTGGCCATATCACCCAAGGCATGCAGGTCGTGCTGCTGATCTGGGCCGACGGCAAGCGCAAAATCCCGGTCTCGATGCGCTTGTGGCAAAAGGGCGGCAAGTCGAAGGTCGAGTTGGCGCAAGAGATGTTAAGCGAAGCCGCCGAATGGGGGATCTGCCCAAACTACGTGCTGTTTGATAGCTGGTACACCTCGCGCCGCATCTTGAACCTGCTTTCGGAGTTGGGTTGGAAGTATGTGGCGCGCATCAAGAGCAATCGCTTGTTGGAAGGTGAGCGTATCTCACAGAAATGGCCACAACGCTACGGACAAGCGCGAGGCCATCTCAAGCAAGTGGATCAAGAAGTGCGAATCATCAAGGATGGCAAGAGGCAGACGGTCTACGCTTTCAAGCGCGAGTTATTTCAACGGTCTGTTCCAAACCAACTTCCCTTCTTGCAGCACTTTTTAGCTGCTGCGTAATTTCAGAGCAGGAATAATTATCATCCTGCTGATTATGCTTACCACATACTGATTGCATCACAACCTCCGCCACTAAGCGTGCTGTGGTTTGTAGAGAGGTTTCGGATATATTTTCCAACCGGTCAACTAGCGTCCTCTTACCGCGACGGGCGGTACACCCGAATCAGTAGCCCATTCAATTCTCCCGCCTGCTCCAGGGCGGTCGCGACTCGCCCTGCTTGCCCGACCCGGTCTGGGTCTTCCGTACAAATAATGATCCCGGCATGGTCTGGGTGCTGCCGATGCAATCGTTTGAAGTCCACGCGATTGAGCGTAATCACCGCCCGCCCCGACTCGGTCGCCCTGGCTAGTAAGTCCTCATCTGAAATGGCCTGATTGGCTCTGCCGTCTTCAAACGCCGTGAGTACATCGTGACCAAGCCGACGCAACTCTTCGACCCCGCGGAGGGGAAAGTTTTCGTCCGCGTAGAGCCGTGTCAATGATCATCCCTCTCGTTGGCCTCAATCTGCTCCTCGATCTCAGCCCGGTGTGAGCGGACATAGGCCCAGGCATTTGCCAGATCCTGAGCCGTTATGCTTGGATAATCGTGGAGCAGATCGGCTTCACTAGTCCCCAACCGCCTAGACTGTTCCAGCACCCAGACAGGGATACGGGTGCGCGAGATGCAGGGCACGCCGCCCATGACATTGGGACGGCTCTCAATTCCTGGAAAGGCGTCGCCTAGGTCGCGCACGATCCACTGGAGCAATTCGGCCTTTTCTGCACGAGTCATATCGGAGAGTATCTTTTCTGCTTCTTCGGTCATAGGTATCACCTTCTCCCGTCTGTAGCGCTGGGAGGATTCATTGTACCCTCAGCTTTATCTTCTTTTAAGCACTCTAATCAGCCATTTATACCATACATTTCGGGTCTTGTGCTCAGCCTATGGTTTCACTAGCATCACAGGTCTTTAGGTTCTTCCCTAAAACAATTGCGACCCAGAAACAGCCATGACAAAACCGGGCGCACCAGACATCCAGATCATGTGCCCCTAATGCCGGGTGCGCTGCTCTCGCTTTATTTAATTGATGACTCATAACCCAAAGGTCGCGGGTTCAAATCCTGCCCCCGCAACCAATATTGCCAATGATAAAGGCTGCTGTAATGGCAGCCTTTATCATTGGCGCACACTTTGCAGAAATGCCCTTAGTTCAGCCTGCTGAAGAGGGATGAGGTAATAAAATACCTGCCGAAACTGGCGCGGTGTCTAGATGGTCTGAAGTTGGTGAGAGAAGGAAAGGCTGGCAATAGCCGTGCTCAGGCCGAAGGCGCTCATTTTTGAACACGGCGGCGGCGAGGGGCCTAATCCGTCTTTGGGTAGACGGTCATTCAAACGCTGAGGGTGAGCCGCTCGGTGGTTATCCAACCCGCGAGGCGCAATGCGTCGGGCGGCTGCTTCGCAGATTGCTACAGCGGA
The DNA window shown above is from Blastocatellia bacterium and carries:
- a CDS encoding transposase, with protein sequence MLVLWSTSTLTTPALEAYLIALIYRNTRSSCLSLAAICPSVSHDGLNRLLHSSFPWSRRLWELFASRMILEGGYLVLDDTTWERWAKHSEAVSWVWSSSAGHITQGMQVVLLIWADGKRKIPVSMRLWQKGGKSKVELAQEMLSEAAEWGICPNYVLFDSWYTSRRILNLLSELGWKYVARIKSNRLLEGERISQKWPQRYGQARGHLKQVDQEVRIIKDGKRQTVYAFKRELFQRSVPNQLPFLQHFLAAA
- a CDS encoding DUF5615 family PIN-like protein, translated to MTRLYADENFPLRGVEELRRLGHDVLTAFEDGRANQAISDEDLLARATESGRAVITLNRVDFKRLHRQHPDHAGIIICTEDPDRVGQAGRVATALEQAGELNGLLIRVYRPSR
- a CDS encoding tetratricopeptide repeat protein — protein: MINLSYRNIGGLYSSLGDKQKTLDYYNEALRLIQSVDEKSDEARTLSNIGLVYQSLDEKTKALDYYNQALTIYKAVGDKSAEATTLNNIGSLYDELDEKQKALDYYNQALPLKQSLGDKPGQATTLNNIGIVYDDLGDRQKALDYYNQALPLYRAAGHRPGEASTLNNLGAVYNNLGDRHKAIDYYNQALAIRRAINDKSGEAISLGNLGKVYGDLDDWQKALDYDNQALSLYKAMGDKSGEATSLINLGAVYNNLGDRQKAIDYYNQALPLMQRVGDKSGEATALNSLGRVYDDLGDKQKTLDYYNQALPLYRAASDRSGEAGNLNNFGQVYSDLGDKQKAFDYCNQALSIYRAIGAKPGEASTLNNLGSLYDDLDERQKAIDYYDQALAIYKVVGDISGEATALNNLGGIYQGLGEKQKAIDQYNQALPLMQKIDNKPGEATLLNNLGVVHHDLGERQKALDYYDRALALHKATGNRSGEAATLVNIGFSYSSSGERQKAIDYYDQALSLAQAISDTEIEVQVLNNLGGVYEESGERQNALDYYNRALFLAKALSSKLSEARTLNNMMFTWGALRNHRFAAFYGEKSVNTYQQLRRGAQEFKDKEFHKTFLKSFEDTYRKLSELLIEQGRFAEAQQVLNALKDQQYFDFNPATVKRPAPVALTQREAELSSRYDAASGKIGEIGRQLKALKLTTGNRTPNAEPSARRQQLEADLKIAEDEFLAVIKQAETEFSGPPDAVKDKPPNVVDTRDMQAALHELDIQTKQKAVAVYTLVGEHDFWALLITPKEIIPIVSLSKSKELNEKTKEFLIQLKDTEERTGKPKFSEAQVQKTGKALYDIVFAPVAAKLKELHIRPDLLMWSLDGGLRYVPIAALYDGRQYLAERYSNVVFTRADAKRMLSHVRETWTGVGFYNSQEYSVPVRGQMETFRSLQNARLEVETIFGIPPAQGIVNGKFLPNRQFTLDSLREKLRLHSPLVHISSHFRLVPGDASSSFLLLGDGKMLTLADIRNEPDDLFGGVELLTISACETGLQRESELDGREIDSFAELAQRKGAQAILASLWNVDDKSTSRLMMEFYQKRQLNKLTKAEALQKAQLSLLKDSGYSHPFYWSPFILIGNWR
- a CDS encoding DUF433 domain-containing protein, coding for MTEEAEKILSDMTRAEKAELLQWIVRDLGDAFPGIESRPNVMGGVPCISRTRIPVWVLEQSRRLGTSEADLLHDYPSITAQDLANAWAYVRSHRAEIEEQIEANERDDH